The Tripterygium wilfordii isolate XIE 37 chromosome 4, ASM1340144v1, whole genome shotgun sequence genome has a window encoding:
- the LOC119996915 gene encoding 17.6 kDa class I heat shock protein-like has protein sequence MVGSSVGPWRGEVDGESWFFTSPYSSDMWDSSSYGGGQNGVHGSDEATAIAHAHVNWRETPRAYLFHAELPEARKEDVKVEVKDNLLKIRGQRTVEREERCTGHRIERRCGSFVRLFRLPENINLDEIKCGIEHGLLTVIVPKEEEVEQQRTRTNVRISGGTRILIYPRLNLKVAGRIYIRLQ, from the exons ATGGTGGGATCTTCGGTGGGTCCATGGCGTGGTGAAGTGGATGGAGAGTCGTGGTTTTTCACTTCACCCTATTCGTCTGATATGTGGGATTCGTCTTCCTACGGCGGGGGTCAAAATGGTGTGCATGGTAGTGATGAAGCAACTGCTATTGCTCATGCCCACGTCAACTGGCGCGAAACCCCCCGCGCTTATCTCTTTCATGCCGAACTTCCTG AGGCGAGGAAAGAGGACGTGAAGGTGGAGGTGAAAGATAACTTACTCAAGATACGCGGGCAGAGGACggtggagagagaggagaggtgTACGGGGCACCGCATTGAGAGACGATGCGGCAGTTTTGTGAGACTCTTCAGGCTCCCTGAGAATATTAACCTGGATGAGATCAAGTGTGGTATTGAGCATGGATTGCTTACCGTGATTGTTccaaaggaggaggaggtggagcaGCAAAGAACTCGAACGAATGTTAGAATCAGTGGCGGAACCAGGATTTTGATTTACCCTAGGCTGAACTTAAAAGTGGCGGGGAGGATTTACATACGGCTCCAGTAA